The following coding sequences are from one Lycium ferocissimum isolate CSIRO_LF1 chromosome 3, AGI_CSIRO_Lferr_CH_V1, whole genome shotgun sequence window:
- the LOC132049999 gene encoding pleiotropic drug resistance protein 1-like isoform X3: protein MLAELSRREKEANIKPDPDVDMFMKATSVQGKEPNIITDYILKILGLDICAETLVGDEMIRGISGGQRKRLTTGEMMVGPARALFMDEISTGLDSSTTFQIVKSIRQSIHILKGTALISLLQPAPETFGLFDDIILLADGQIVYQGPREDVLEFFEYMGFKCPRRKGVADFLQEVTSRKDQEQYWARTDEPYKFVSSTEFFEAFQSFHVGRELANDLSVPFDKANRHPDALITKKYGVKRMELLTACISREILLMKRNLSVYLFKIIQHLLLAFITMTLFLRIKMPKDTERDGFIFMGALFFTIIAAMFNGCSEVPFTILKLPVFFKQRGLLFFPAWAYTLPAWMVKIPISVVESAIWVCMTYYAIGFDPDIIRFSKQLLLVICVDQMASGLFRLTAAVGRKMIVANTLGSLALLLVLVMGGFIMSRADVKKWWLWGYWCSPMMYAQNAIAVNEFLGKSWSNDAPGSTNTLGVVVLKDRAIFPDAYWYWIGVGALLGYIVLFNFMATLALTYLKPFGISRAVLPAETVAERNTKIRLSTGEMQNDGQRNAPIREAKSIKKRGMILPFQPLSLVFDDIRYAVNVPQEIKSRGVCEDRLELLKGISGAFRPGVLTALMGISGAGKTTLMDVLSGRKTHGYTEGSITISGYPKKQETFARIAGYCEQMDIHSPNLTVYESLQFSAWLRLPQEVDSSTKKMFIEEVMELVELTPLKEALVGLPSGSGLSVEQRKRLTIAVELVANPSIIFMDEPTSGLDARAAAIVMRTVRNTVDTGRTVVCTIHQPSIDIFDAFDELVLLKQGGEEIYVGPLGHHSSQLIKYFEGINGVPKIKDGYNPATWVLEVTSKAQEAALGINFAALYKSSELYRNNKSFIRETSMPIPGSKELNFSSKYSRSFFNQCMACLWKQHWSYWRNPSYTAVRILFTSFTALMFGTVFWDLGSRRRRQQDLFNAAGSMYASVLFLGIQNAAVAQPVVSIERTVFYRERAAGMYSAFPYAFGQIVIELPYILVQTVVFGVIAYGMIGFEWTITKFFWYQFFMFFTLFYFTLYGMMTVAVTPNLGVAGIISNFFYAMWNLFSGFVVPKTRIPLWWRWYYYICPVSWTLYGLVASQFGDLTDELEDNETVEQFVRSYFGFDSDFLPYVSIIIIGFCVLFGFTFAFSIKAFNFQRR, encoded by the exons ATGCTGGCAGAGTTGTCAAGGAGAGAAAAGGAAGCAAATATAAAGCCAGACCCTGATGTTGACATGTTTATGAAG GCAACATCAGTCCAAGGGAAGGAGCCCAATATCATAACAGATTATATACTAAAG ATATTGGGTCTTGACATATGTGCTGAGACACTAGTTGGTGATGAGATGATACGAGGGATTTCTGGTGGACAGAGAAAGAGACTCACCACAG GAGAGATGATGGTTGGACCAGCAAGAGCTCtatttatggatgaaatatCAACTGGATTAGACAGTTCAACAACCTTCCAAATTGTCAAATCTATTAGACAATCCATCCACATTCTTAAGGGAACTGCTCTTATCTCGCTCCTTCAGCCTGCACCAGAAACTTTTGGCCTTTTTGACGACATAATTCTTTTGGCGGATGGGCAAATTGTGTATCAAGGTCCACGTGaagatgttcttgaatttttcgaGTATATGGGGTTTAAATGTCCTAGGAGAAAGGGAGTAGCTGATTTTTTGCAAGAA GTGACATCTAGGAAAGATCAGGAGCAGTACTGGGCAAGGACAGATGAGCCGTACAAATTTGTTTCATCCACGGAGTTCTTTGAAGCATTTCAGTCCTTTCATGTCGGACGCGAACTTGCAAATGACCTTTCTGTTCCTTTTGACAAGGCCAACAGGCATCCTGATGCTCTAATCACCAAGAAGTATGGCGTTAAAAGGATGGAACTTTTGACAGCTTGCATCTCTAGAGAAATCCTTCTCATGAAGAGGAATTTATCTGTCTACTTGTTCAAGATTATTCAA CATCTGTTATTGGCTTTTATAACAATGACACTGTTCCTGCGAATCAAGATGCCCAAGGACACAGAGAGAGATGGATTCATCTTCATGGGTGCCTTGTTCTTTACAATCATTGCCGCTATGTTCAATGGGTGCTCAGAGGTTCCTTTCACTATCTTGAAGCTTCCAGTCTTCTTCAAGCAGCGCGGCCTTCTCTTCTTTCCTGCATGGGCTTATACTTTGCCTGCATGGATGGTCAAGATCCCAATCTCAGTTGTAGAGTCTGCCATTTGGGTTTGTATGACATATTATGCAATAGGATTTGATCCTGACATCATAAG GTTCTCCAAGCAGTTATTGCTGGTGATATGTGTTGACCAGATGGCTTCTGGATTATTTCGCTTGACAGCAGCTGTCGGAAGGAAGATGATAGTTGCAAACACATTGGGATCTCTTGCATTACTTCTCGTTCTTGTAATGGGTGGATTCATAATGTCTCGAG CTGATGTAAAAAAATGGTGGTTATGGGGTTACTGGTGCTCTCCTATGATGTATGCACAAAATGCCATTGCTGTAAATGAGTTTCTCGGCAAAAGTTGGAGTAAT GATGCTCCTGGCTCAACAAATACACTAGGAGTTGTAGTCCTAAAGGATCGTGCAATTTTTCCTGATGCATACTGGTATTGGATTGGAGTAGGTGCACTGCTAGGATACATTGTTTTGTTCAATTTTATGGCTACGCTGGCCTTAACTTACCTCAAAC CGTTTGGGATATCTCGTGCAGTTTTGCCTGCTGAAACAGTTGCTGAAAGGAACACAAAGATAAGGTTATCAACAGGAG AAATGCAAAATGATGGCCAAAGAAATGCACCTATTCGAGAAGCCAAGTCAATCAAGAAGAGAGGGATGATTTTACCATTTCAACCTCTTTCACTAGTTTTTGATGATATCAGATATGCAGTCAATGTGCCTCAG gaaataaaatctCGAGGTGTTTGTGAGGACCGGTTAGAGCTTTTGAAGGGAATTAGTGGTGCTTTCCGGCCTGGAGTCCTTACAGCTCTAATGGGTATTAGTGGAGCTGGAAAAACCACTTTGATGGATGTCTTATCTGGTAGAAAGACACATGGATATACAGAAGGAAGCATAACTATATCAGGATATCCGAAGAAGCAAGAAACATTTGCTCGAATTGCGGGATATTGTGAACAAATGGATATTCATTCTCCTAATCTTACAGTATATGAATCATTGCAATTTTCAGCTTGGCTTCGGTTGCCACAAGAAGTTGACAGCTCAACCAAAAAG ATGTTCATTGAAGAGGTTATGGAGCTTGTGGAGCTAACCCCACTGAAGGAAGCACTTGTTGGATTGCCCAGTGGGAGTGGCCTTTCGGTTGAGCAGCGCAAGAGACTTACTATAGCTGTTGAGCTTGTTGCCAATCCATCTATAATATTCATGGATGAACCAACCTCAGGCCTCGATGCTAGAGCAGCTGCCATTGTGATGAGAACAGTTAGAAACACAGTTGATACTGGTCGAACAGTCGTATGTACGATCCACCAACCGAGCATCGACATCTTTGATGCATTTGATGAG TTGGTGCTTCTAAAACAAGGAGGTGAAGAAATCTATGTCGGTCCATTAGGCCACCATTCGTCCCAGTTAATCAAATACTTTGAG GGAATAAACGGAGTACCTAAAATCAAGGATGGTTATAATCCTGCCACTTGGGTGTTAGAGGTCACATCTAAAGCACAAGAAGCTGCCCTTGGCATTAATTTCGCAGCACTATATAAAAGCTCAGAACTATACAG AAACAATAAATCTTTCATCAGAGAAACAAGTATGCCAATCCCAGGttcaaaagaattgaatttctcCTCTAAGTACTCCCGGTCTTTCTTCAACCAATGCATGGCTTGCCTTTGGAAACAGCATTGGTCATATTGGAGAAACCCGTCATACACTGCTGTCAGAATTCTTTTTACGTCATTCACTGCCCTCATGTTTGGAACAGTTTTTTGGGATCTTGGTTCtagaag GAGAAGGCAGCAAGATCTTTTTAATGCAGCAGGTTCCATGTATGCATCtgttctatttcttggtatacAAAATGCTGCTGTAGCACAGCCAGTTGTTTCCATTGAGAGAACAGTCTTCTACAGGGAAAGGGCTGCGGGCATGTATTCAGCCTTTCCATATGCTTTTGGTCAG ATTGTCATTGAGCTTCCTTACATTCTTGTTCAAACAGTTGTGTTTGGAGTGATAGCATATGGCATGATAGGATTTGAGTGGACAATAACCAAGTTCTTTTGGTATCAATTCTTCATGTTTTTCACCTTGTTCTACTTCACGCTTTATGGGATGATGACAGTAGCTGTTACTCCAAACCTGGGTGTTGCTGGAATAATCTCTAATTTCTTTTATGCAATGTGGAATCTCTTCTCTGGTTTTGTTGTCCCAAAAACT AGAATTCCACTGTGGTGGAGATGGTATTATTATATATGTCCTGTCTCATGGACATTGTATGGATTAGTTGCTTCTCAGTTCGGGGACCTAACAGATGAACTTGAGGATAATGAAACAGTCGAGCAATTCGTGAGGAGTTATTTTGGATTCGATAGTGACTTTCTGCCATATGTTTCGATCATCATCATTGGATTTTGTGTACTCTTCGGCTTCACTTTTGCCTTCTCTATCAAGGCTTTTAACTTCCAAAGAAGATAA